From a region of the Thiorhodovibrio winogradskyi genome:
- the ppk2 gene encoding polyphosphate kinase 2: protein MTHLDGMDWIQAELQDSFDEDFELELSEPALSLELRKLYKRRHPETLDRNTYFRALLKLQAELIKLQDWVEHTGEKIAVIFEGRDAAGKGGVIKRITQRLNPRVCRVVALSKPTERERTQWYFQRYVPHLPSGGEIVLFDRSWYNRSGVERVMGFATPEQVEQFFQDVPEFERMLVRSGIRLIKYWFSITDEEQQLRFLIRIHDPLKQWKLSPMDLQSRVRWEAYTKAKEETFARSNIPEAPWYVVEANDKKRARLNCIHHLLEQIPYTEVEHESISLPDRVFDPNYERSTLPAELMVPQRY from the coding sequence ATGACCCATCTCGACGGCATGGACTGGATCCAGGCGGAACTCCAGGATTCATTCGATGAGGACTTCGAACTGGAGTTGTCCGAGCCGGCGCTCTCGCTCGAGCTCCGCAAACTCTACAAGCGGCGCCATCCGGAAACACTGGATCGCAACACCTATTTTCGCGCCCTGCTCAAGCTGCAAGCCGAGCTAATCAAGCTGCAGGATTGGGTGGAGCACACCGGGGAGAAAATTGCCGTGATCTTCGAGGGCCGCGATGCCGCCGGCAAGGGTGGTGTGATCAAGCGCATCACCCAGCGGCTCAATCCGCGCGTCTGCCGGGTGGTGGCACTCAGTAAGCCGACGGAACGAGAACGCACTCAGTGGTACTTTCAGCGCTATGTGCCGCATCTGCCATCCGGCGGCGAGATCGTCCTGTTCGACCGCTCCTGGTACAACCGTTCCGGCGTCGAGCGGGTCATGGGCTTCGCCACCCCCGAGCAAGTCGAGCAGTTCTTTCAGGACGTGCCGGAGTTCGAGCGCATGCTGGTGCGCTCCGGCATCCGGCTCATCAAATACTGGTTTTCGATCACCGACGAAGAACAGCAACTGCGCTTTCTGATCCGCATCCATGACCCGCTCAAGCAGTGGAAGCTCAGCCCGATGGACCTGCAATCGCGCGTGCGCTGGGAGGCTTACACCAAAGCCAAGGAAGAGACCTTCGCGCGCTCAAACATCCCCGAGGCGCCCTGGTACGTGGTCGAAGCCAACGACAAGAAGCGCGCCCGTCTCAATTGCATTCACCACCTGCTGGAACAAATTCCTTACACGGAAGTTGAGCACGAGTCCATCAGCCTGCCTGACCGGGTGTTCGACCCGAACTATGAGCGTTCCACCCTGCCCGCCGAGCTGATGGTGCCGCAGCGTTACTGA
- a CDS encoding acetylxylan esterase, translating into MTHSYPFDPTYGYTLDGLLSIQPPQAPADFAAFWQARYRQALGVDPALELTRSANQRTGWRVWDCCYQSTEGFAIGGWLLEPTERPATQAFLVGHGYGGIDQPDFPLPCADAVYLMPCFRGIGRSRRAPISEDPRWHVLHDIDQRDRYIIGGCVQDLWIGISALLARFPQCEYHIGYMGISFGAGIGALALPWDQRIARAHLNVPTFGHQPLRLQLPTLGSAAAHQRFQRHHGHLLETLAYYDAGSAARFIRQPVHVAAALFDPYVAPPTQFAIHNALAGPKQLFVLATGHAENPARSAQEHNLLDALRRFFCHHESGISQLV; encoded by the coding sequence GTGACGCACTCCTATCCTTTCGATCCAACCTACGGCTACACGCTCGACGGCCTGTTGTCCATCCAGCCTCCCCAAGCGCCAGCGGATTTTGCCGCATTTTGGCAGGCGCGCTACCGCCAGGCATTGGGCGTCGACCCAGCACTGGAGTTAACCCGATCCGCGAACCAACGCACCGGGTGGCGGGTGTGGGACTGCTGCTATCAATCGACGGAGGGCTTTGCGATTGGCGGTTGGCTGCTCGAACCCACCGAGCGTCCGGCAACCCAGGCTTTTCTCGTGGGGCACGGCTACGGGGGCATTGATCAACCGGATTTCCCGCTGCCTTGTGCCGATGCCGTTTATCTGATGCCCTGTTTTCGCGGGATCGGGCGTAGCCGCCGAGCACCGATTTCCGAGGATCCTCGGTGGCATGTTCTGCACGACATCGACCAACGCGACCGCTACATCATCGGCGGTTGTGTGCAGGATCTCTGGATCGGTATCAGTGCCTTGTTGGCCCGCTTCCCGCAGTGCGAATACCATATTGGCTACATGGGCATCAGTTTCGGCGCCGGAATCGGCGCCTTGGCGCTGCCTTGGGATCAGCGGATCGCGCGCGCCCATCTTAACGTTCCCACCTTCGGTCATCAGCCACTGCGCCTGCAACTGCCAACGCTTGGCTCGGCCGCCGCCCATCAGCGTTTTCAACGCCACCATGGTCACCTGTTGGAAACCTTGGCGTACTACGATGCCGGCTCGGCTGCGCGATTCATTCGTCAGCCCGTTCATGTCGCCGCGGCGCTGTTTGATCCCTATGTCGCGCCGCCGACGCAGTTTGCCATCCATAACGCGCTGGCAGGCCCCAAACAGCTATTCGTCCTGGCGACTGGCCATGCCGAAAACCCGGCACGCAGCGCCCAGGAGCACAACCTGCTGGATGCCCTGAGGAGATTCTTCTGTCACCATGAATCGGGAATATCACAGTTGGTATAG
- a CDS encoding esterase family protein → MNREYHSWYSPRLGRDMELLVFGHAGAKVLVFPTRDGRFFEYENLRMTEALRPKIDAGQLQLYCVDSLDWEGFYCDWAHPEGRIARHQAFEDYILNEVLPLMASKNSHPCTIAHGCSFGAFHAANIAFRHPHLFQKLSAFSGRYDPTLNVENFRDLLDGHRSELIYYHSPAHYLPGLDGWRLDALRRMDIIFVIGREDPFLDNNRHVSRILWEKGVWHALHEWDDRAHSGYYWRRMAPLYV, encoded by the coding sequence ATGAATCGGGAATATCACAGTTGGTATAGCCCACGCCTCGGCCGGGACATGGAGCTGCTGGTCTTCGGACATGCGGGGGCGAAGGTCTTGGTGTTTCCAACCCGCGATGGACGCTTTTTCGAGTATGAAAACCTGCGCATGACCGAGGCGCTGCGACCCAAGATCGATGCCGGCCAGCTCCAGCTCTATTGCGTCGACAGCCTCGATTGGGAGGGCTTCTACTGTGACTGGGCTCATCCGGAAGGGCGTATTGCCCGGCACCAGGCCTTCGAGGACTACATCCTCAACGAGGTCCTCCCGCTGATGGCCAGCAAGAACAGCCACCCCTGTACCATCGCGCACGGCTGCAGCTTCGGTGCCTTCCATGCCGCCAATATCGCCTTTCGGCATCCGCATCTCTTCCAGAAGTTGAGCGCCTTCTCCGGGCGTTATGACCCGACCTTGAATGTCGAGAACTTTCGGGATTTGTTGGATGGGCATCGCAGCGAGCTGATTTACTACCACTCCCCGGCGCACTACCTTCCTGGACTCGATGGCTGGCGGTTGGACGCCTTGCGCCGCATGGACATCATCTTCGTGATCGGGCGCGAGGATCCCTTTCTCGACAACAATCGCCATGTCAGTCGCATCCTGTGGGAGAAGGGCGTGTGGCATGCGCTGCATGAATGGGATGACCGTGCCCACAGCGGTTACTACTGGCGACGCATGGCACCGCTTTATGTCTGA
- a CDS encoding alkaline phosphatase D family protein translates to MAPLRADLWCERDPFALGVASGYPQPRSMVLWTRLAPEPLAPDGGLPAEIIQVAWELARDPGFRQIAASGTVYAEPAWAHSVHVEPEGLEPEQTYWYRFHALGATSPVGRTRTAPAQYAPVSRLRLGVGSCQHYAQGWFGVYRYVAADALDLFLHLGDYIYESTWGDDLVRSQGGQEPVTLTDYRRHHALYKTDPDLQAAHASCPWLMVWDDHEVENDYAGAISQNNDDPAWFLKRRAVAYRAYYEHMPLPRTMVPLGPSMRIHTRLHHGALADLHLLDNRQYRSPQPCPKPGRAGAAIIRDCNQRLDPAATLLGTRQEQWLAANLRASTAHWNLLGQQTLMAQADSAPGPGQAFFSDGWDGYPAARQRLLDILAEPQPRNPVVLGGDVHAFWVADLKKNFDDPRSATVASEFVTTSITSQSLPEDRIQATVRENPHLRYANGTERGYLRLDVTPERVRADLLAVPSVKVRAPSCHVQASFIVEKDRPGPVPI, encoded by the coding sequence GTGGCACCATTACGGGCGGACCTCTGGTGTGAACGCGATCCCTTCGCCCTGGGGGTTGCCTCCGGTTATCCACAACCGCGCTCGATGGTGCTTTGGACGCGGCTCGCCCCCGAGCCCTTGGCGCCGGACGGTGGCCTGCCGGCGGAAATCATCCAGGTTGCTTGGGAATTGGCGCGCGATCCTGGCTTTCGTCAGATCGCCGCGAGCGGTACCGTCTATGCGGAGCCCGCCTGGGCGCACTCGGTGCATGTCGAGCCCGAGGGGCTTGAGCCCGAGCAAACCTACTGGTACCGCTTCCACGCCCTCGGCGCGACCAGTCCGGTCGGGCGCACGCGCACCGCGCCGGCGCAATACGCGCCTGTTTCGCGATTGCGGTTGGGTGTGGGGTCTTGCCAACATTATGCCCAGGGGTGGTTTGGCGTTTATCGCTACGTCGCCGCCGATGCGCTTGATCTCTTCCTCCACCTCGGGGATTACATCTACGAATCGACCTGGGGCGATGACCTCGTGCGCTCCCAAGGGGGACAGGAACCCGTCACCCTGACCGATTATCGGCGCCATCACGCGCTCTACAAGACCGACCCGGACCTGCAAGCCGCGCATGCCAGCTGCCCATGGCTGATGGTCTGGGACGATCATGAGGTGGAGAACGACTATGCCGGCGCGATCTCCCAGAACAATGACGATCCGGCGTGGTTCCTAAAGCGCCGGGCCGTGGCCTATCGCGCTTACTACGAGCACATGCCGCTGCCGCGCACCATGGTGCCTTTGGGGCCGTCCATGCGCATTCATACGCGGTTGCACCATGGGGCGCTCGCCGATCTGCATCTGCTCGATAATCGCCAATATCGTAGTCCGCAGCCCTGCCCGAAGCCGGGGCGCGCGGGCGCGGCCATCATCCGCGACTGTAATCAACGGCTAGACCCAGCCGCCACTCTGCTTGGCACGCGTCAGGAGCAGTGGTTGGCGGCCAATCTGCGCGCCTCGACCGCGCACTGGAATCTGCTTGGTCAACAGACGCTGATGGCCCAGGCCGACAGTGCCCCGGGGCCGGGTCAGGCGTTCTTTTCCGACGGGTGGGACGGCTATCCGGCGGCCCGCCAACGCTTGCTCGACATTCTCGCGGAACCCCAACCGCGCAATCCGGTGGTGCTCGGCGGAGATGTGCATGCTTTCTGGGTCGCCGATCTGAAAAAGAATTTCGATGACCCGCGCTCGGCGACCGTGGCGAGTGAATTCGTGACGACCTCGATTACCTCCCAATCACTCCCCGAGGACCGGATTCAAGCCACCGTGCGTGAGAATCCGCATCTGCGCTACGCCAACGGCACCGAGCGCGGCTATCTGCGGCTGGACGTCACCCCGGAGCGCGTCCGCGCCGATCTTCTCGCGGTGCCGTCGGTCAAGGTGCGCGCACCATCCTGCCATGTGCAGGCGTCTTTCATTGTCGAAAAGGATCGTCCTGGGCCAGTCCCGATCTGA
- a CDS encoding diacylglycerol/lipid kinase family protein yields MLAIFNPTAGDTPAARDAQTALLEHLRMGLTTHGLELEHMAFEPMHFRQALQAHLGDDLRAIFVLGGDGTVLAVVEALKGAQVPLGILPRGTMNWLARDLGLPPDPEQALAELMNPVLRWIDLGRVNGHPFLCACMVGVAALLARYREQRRQQSRWRRWPALLVKALRLWGRYPHLRLHLVTEDKTQRLCSRTLVVVNNRLEPAFNVLPARPRLDEGLLALYAMRRATLKRLRSLLARLMSGAWSMEDVLLTETSTTVRIELPGTTSLPVLLDGEIRRLNPPLNFNIEASAIPVLVPAAPNSTNHLKNDLNARPH; encoded by the coding sequence GTGCTGGCGATCTTCAATCCAACCGCCGGCGACACCCCGGCCGCACGCGACGCGCAGACCGCCCTCCTCGAGCACCTGCGCATGGGTCTGACCACGCACGGGCTGGAACTCGAGCACATGGCCTTCGAGCCCATGCATTTTCGCCAAGCCCTGCAAGCGCACCTGGGCGATGATCTGCGTGCCATTTTCGTACTCGGCGGCGATGGCACCGTGCTAGCCGTTGTCGAAGCACTGAAAGGCGCCCAGGTTCCGCTAGGCATTCTGCCGCGGGGCACCATGAACTGGCTCGCACGCGACCTGGGGCTCCCTCCCGATCCCGAACAGGCGTTGGCGGAGCTCATGAATCCCGTCCTGCGTTGGATTGATCTTGGTCGGGTCAATGGCCACCCCTTCCTCTGTGCCTGCATGGTCGGCGTTGCCGCATTGCTGGCGCGTTATCGCGAGCAGCGCCGTCAACAATCCCGCTGGCGACGTTGGCCGGCACTCTTGGTCAAGGCCCTCAGGCTGTGGGGACGTTATCCGCACTTGCGCCTGCACCTGGTCACGGAGGACAAGACCCAGCGGCTGTGCTCACGCACCCTAGTGGTGGTCAACAACCGCCTGGAACCGGCGTTTAATGTGTTGCCGGCTCGCCCGCGCCTGGATGAAGGCCTGCTCGCGCTTTATGCCATGCGCCGCGCCACGCTGAAGCGCCTGCGCTCGCTGCTCGCGCGTTTGATGTCCGGCGCCTGGAGCATGGAGGATGTGCTCCTGACCGAGACAAGCACCACTGTGCGCATCGAGTTACCCGGCACCACAAGCCTGCCGGTACTCTTGGATGGGGAAATTCGGCGACTCAACCCACCCTTGAATTTCAACATCGAGGCCAGCGCGATACCCGTGCTCGTACCCGCCGCTCCAAACTCGACCAATCATCTGAAAAATGACTTAAACGCTCGTCCTCACTGA